A single genomic interval of Littorina saxatilis isolate snail1 linkage group LG17, US_GU_Lsax_2.0, whole genome shotgun sequence harbors:
- the LOC138953877 gene encoding uncharacterized protein: protein MTFASTEMLLRPWPMRWKKCGVFLMAVCEEYQKSDNCKREAEYAITLNRTVIPLMVQKDFKPSSWLGLIQGSQMYYDLTETNVGERQKCFVDLIEEIKTKMGEAQQKAGQTSSGQTGEGKSVQGKTGVDTKVDTFQKGKRHRSSHYKVTDTGACQWYERRCYKAVEWEGKDCSCPSYKGWIETILR, encoded by the exons ATGACATTCGCAAGTACCGAGATGCTTTTGAGGCCATGGCCGATGCGGTGGAAAAAATGCGGAGTGTTTCTAATGGCTGTCTGTGAGGAGTACCAAAAGAGTGACAACTGCAAACGAG AGGCCGAGTACGCCATCACCCTTAACAGGACTGTCATCCCACTCATGGTCCAGAAAGACTTCAAACCGTCCAGCTGGCTTGGGCTCATTCAGGGAAGCCAAATGTACTATGACTTGACTGAGACCAATGTCGGCGAACGCCAAAAATGTTTCGTTGATTTGATCGAGGAAATCAAAACGAAGATGGGGGAAGCGCAACAGAAGGCAGGACAAACGAGCAGCGGCCAAACTGGCGAAGGCAAGTCAGTTCAAGGAAAGACAGGTGTTGACACGAAGGTCGACACATTCCAAAAGGGCAAAAGACACCGTTCCAGCCACTACAAAGTCACCGACACAGGTGCATGCCAGTGGTACGAACGGCGATGTTACAAGGCGGTGGAATGGGAAGGGAAGGACTGCAGCTGTCCATCCTACAAAGGGTGGATTG AGACGATCCTTCGATGA